A stretch of Elusimicrobiota bacterium DNA encodes these proteins:
- a CDS encoding aminodeoxychorismate/anthranilate synthase component II, producing MILVIDNYDSFTYNLVQYLGELKQDVRVVRNDEIEVADIARMAPERILISPGPCTPKEAGISVDVIREYAGKIPILGVCLGHQSLGYAFGGKIVRAKKLMHGKTSQIRHDGKGVFKGLKNPFTATRYHSLVIEKKSRPRDLIVTATSEDGEIMGVRHRKLPALEGVQFHPESVLTEGGRALLKNFIGMRIGD from the coding sequence ATGATCTTGGTGATCGATAACTACGATTCCTTCACTTACAACCTCGTCCAATATTTGGGCGAGTTGAAGCAGGACGTCCGGGTGGTCCGGAACGACGAAATCGAAGTCGCCGACATCGCGCGGATGGCGCCCGAACGGATTTTGATCTCCCCGGGCCCCTGCACCCCCAAGGAAGCCGGCATTTCCGTTGACGTCATCCGCGAATACGCCGGAAAAATCCCCATTTTGGGTGTGTGCCTCGGCCACCAATCCCTGGGCTACGCCTTCGGCGGCAAAATCGTCCGGGCCAAAAAATTGATGCACGGGAAGACTTCGCAAATCCGCCACGACGGGAAGGGCGTGTTCAAGGGGTTGAAGAACCCCTTCACGGCCACCCGCTACCACTCCCTGGTCATCGAAAAGAAATCCCGCCCCCGAGATTTGATCGTGACGGCGACCTCCGAGGACGGCGAAATCATGGGCGTCCGCCATCGAAAACTGCCCGCGTTGGAAGGCGTTCAGTTTCACCCGGAGAGCGTGCTCACCGAAGGGGGACGGGCCCTTCTTAAAAATTTTATCGGCATGCGTATCGGCGATTGA
- a CDS encoding GIY-YIG nuclease family protein, with translation MEKYPCVYLLASRPQGTLYLGVTSQLAKRVWEHKHDVVDGFSKKYGVHRLVWYELQSSMTLAIQREKALKKWNRKWKLRLIEQFNPLWKDLSDEIQL, from the coding sequence ATGGAGAAATATCCCTGTGTATACCTCCTGGCCAGTCGCCCGCAGGGGACCTTGTACCTGGGAGTGACCTCGCAATTGGCCAAGCGAGTATGGGAGCACAAACACGACGTGGTGGATGGTTTCAGCAAAAAATACGGTGTCCACCGCCTTGTTTGGTACGAACTTCAATCCTCCATGACTTTGGCGATTCAGCGTGAAAAGGCCCTCAAAAAATGGAATCGGAAGTGGAAATTGCGCCTCATTGAACAATTCAACCCCCTTTGGAAAGATTTGAGTGACGAGATACAACTTTAA
- the trpD gene encoding anthranilate phosphoribosyltransferase, with product MIQTAIAKLVDRHDLTFDEARESVAEIFGGHVPPSQIAGFLVALRMKGETVEEIAGAAEAMRSAATRIHLPEVSVIADTCGTGGDKQGSFNISTAAAFVVAGAGFTVAKHGNRSISSQCGSADVLEVLGVRVDPAPSVVERCLKEIGIGFLFAPAFHPAMKFAGPVRRELGVRTVFNVLGPLTNPAGANAQVVGVFSPRMVEVLAKVLVRLGTRESLVVHGAGHDEITLSGNTKVADIRGGRITHRTLTPKDFGFKRVPASVLVGGDKETNADIIRRVLKGESGPQRDAVVANAAAAVWVAGRAAGRADLKTLMHGRRAAEASIDTGAAREKLERLAVLSNTP from the coding sequence ATGATTCAAACCGCCATCGCCAAATTGGTCGATCGCCACGACCTGACTTTCGACGAAGCCCGGGAATCCGTGGCCGAGATTTTCGGGGGTCACGTCCCTCCGAGCCAGATCGCGGGTTTCTTGGTGGCCCTCCGCATGAAGGGCGAGACCGTGGAGGAAATCGCCGGGGCGGCGGAGGCCATGCGGTCGGCCGCCACCCGCATCCACCTGCCCGAGGTTTCGGTCATCGCCGATACCTGCGGCACCGGCGGGGATAAGCAGGGCAGTTTCAACATTTCGACCGCCGCGGCTTTTGTGGTGGCCGGGGCCGGTTTCACCGTGGCCAAGCACGGCAACCGCTCCATCTCCTCCCAGTGCGGGAGCGCCGACGTCCTGGAGGTCCTGGGGGTGCGGGTGGACCCGGCGCCCTCGGTGGTGGAACGGTGTTTGAAAGAGATCGGCATCGGTTTTCTGTTCGCCCCCGCCTTCCACCCCGCCATGAAGTTCGCCGGCCCCGTTCGCCGGGAGTTGGGCGTTCGAACCGTTTTCAACGTGCTGGGCCCCCTCACGAACCCCGCCGGGGCCAACGCCCAGGTGGTGGGCGTTTTCTCCCCGCGCATGGTGGAGGTGTTGGCCAAGGTCCTGGTTCGATTGGGCACCCGGGAATCCCTGGTGGTCCACGGCGCGGGGCACGACGAAATCACGCTTTCCGGCAACACGAAGGTGGCGGACATTCGCGGGGGACGCATCACCCACCGCACGTTGACGCCCAAGGATTTCGGGTTCAAGCGGGTCCCGGCGTCGGTGTTGGTGGGCGGGGACAAGGAAACCAACGCCGACATCATTCGCCGCGTGTTGAAGGGCGAATCCGGCCCCCAGCGGGACGCCGTGGTGGCCAACGCCGCGGCCGCCGTTTGGGTGGCGGGTCGCGCCGCGGGCCGGGCCGATTTAAAGACCCTGATGCACGGCCGCCGCGCGGCCGAGGCCTCCATCGACACCGGCGCCGCCCGGGAAAAACTGGAGCGGCTGGCCGTTCTTTCCAATACCCCGTGA
- the trpC gene encoding indole-3-glycerol phosphate synthase TrpC: MSETKGLDRIVARVRAALPDKQRAVPLAVLEKRAREKPRPLDFLSAVRQPNRVSVIAELKKASPSGGLLRPDYDVAAGAKSYAAAGARALSILTEENYFLGEPDHLGKAKAASGLPVLRKDFVVDPYQIHEARAFGADAVLLIVALLEDKTLRALLSIVKEWGMTPLVEAHDALELRRALDVGAMLVGINSRNLKDLTMNPGAFETLLPRVPPGVTAVAESGIKTAEDIKKIRALGARAVLVGESLLRQSDLESATRVLVEAGQ; this comes from the coding sequence GTGAGCGAAACCAAGGGGTTGGACCGAATCGTCGCCCGGGTGCGGGCCGCCCTCCCGGACAAACAGCGGGCGGTGCCCCTGGCGGTCCTCGAGAAACGGGCCCGGGAAAAACCGCGCCCGCTTGACTTCCTTTCGGCCGTCCGCCAACCGAACCGCGTGTCGGTCATCGCGGAACTCAAAAAAGCGAGCCCCTCCGGGGGCCTTCTCCGTCCCGACTACGACGTGGCCGCGGGGGCCAAATCCTACGCCGCCGCCGGGGCCCGGGCCCTCTCGATCTTGACGGAGGAAAATTATTTTCTCGGCGAACCGGACCACCTCGGAAAAGCCAAGGCGGCCTCGGGACTGCCTGTTTTGAGAAAAGATTTCGTCGTCGACCCCTATCAAATTCACGAGGCCCGGGCCTTCGGCGCCGACGCCGTTCTTTTGATCGTCGCCCTGTTGGAGGACAAAACCCTGCGGGCGCTTCTCTCCATCGTCAAGGAATGGGGCATGACGCCCCTGGTGGAGGCCCACGACGCCCTGGAATTGCGGCGGGCCCTGGACGTCGGCGCGATGCTGGTCGGCATCAACAGTCGGAATTTGAAGGATTTAACGATGAACCCCGGGGCGTTTGAGACGTTGCTCCCCCGGGTGCCTCCGGGCGTGACGGCCGTGGCCGAAAGCGGGATCAAAACGGCGGAGGACATCAAAAAAATTCGGGCCCTGGGGGCCCGGGCCGTGCTGGTGGGGGAATCCCTGCTCCGGCAAAGCGATTTGGAATCCGCGACGCGGGTTCTCGTGGAGGCGGGACAATGA
- a CDS encoding phosphoribosylanthranilate isomerase yields the protein MMKAKICGITNEEDATWAVNLGAHFIGLNFHSESPRKVSVDLAARIAKKVPPFVPLVGVFVNQTPAEIVKIAQKVGLGGIQLHGDQTPDDCRAIAGQLESFVMRAFRIGGEADLEPLAAFQEVCKYVLLDARVEGQPGGTGQTFPWELAARAKSFGVPIFLAGGLTPENVEAAVEAAQPFAVDVASGVEKSPKRKDYDKMKKFLEVVKFS from the coding sequence ATGATGAAGGCAAAGATCTGCGGCATCACCAACGAGGAGGACGCGACCTGGGCGGTGAACCTGGGCGCCCACTTCATCGGGCTCAATTTCCATTCGGAAAGTCCCCGGAAAGTGTCCGTGGACCTGGCGGCCCGGATCGCCAAAAAAGTGCCGCCCTTCGTTCCCCTGGTGGGGGTGTTCGTCAATCAAACCCCGGCGGAGATCGTGAAGATCGCCCAAAAAGTCGGTCTGGGCGGAATTCAACTCCACGGGGACCAGACGCCGGACGATTGCCGGGCCATCGCCGGGCAGCTGGAAAGTTTTGTGATGCGGGCCTTCCGCATCGGCGGCGAAGCCGACCTGGAGCCCCTGGCCGCCTTTCAAGAGGTGTGCAAATACGTCCTCTTGGACGCCCGGGTGGAGGGCCAGCCCGGCGGCACCGGCCAAACCTTTCCCTGGGAGCTGGCGGCCCGGGCGAAATCCTTCGGCGTTCCGATCTTCCTGGCCGGCGGGCTCACCCCGGAGAACGTGGAGGCCGCCGTCGAAGCCGCCCAGCCCTTCGCCGTGGACGTGGCCAGCGGGGTCGAAAAATCCCCGAAGCGGAAGGATTACGACAAAATGAAAAAATTCCTGGAAGTGGTGAAATTTTCTTGA
- a CDS encoding GIY-YIG nuclease family protein: MPKTPCVYLLASGRNGTLYVGVTSDPVKRVGEHKNNLVPGFTKKYAVHYLVWYEMHPTMESAIRREKAMKEWKRKWKLNLIEKTNPRWLDLYDSIVH; this comes from the coding sequence ATGCCCAAGACCCCCTGCGTGTACCTTTTGGCCAGCGGTCGAAATGGGACCCTCTATGTTGGAGTAACCTCCGATCCTGTGAAGCGCGTCGGGGAGCACAAGAACAATTTGGTCCCTGGTTTCACAAAGAAATACGCCGTGCACTATTTGGTTTGGTATGAAATGCATCCGACCATGGAGTCGGCGATCCGACGGGAAAAGGCCATGAAGGAATGGAAGCGGAAATGGAAATTGAATTTGATAGAAAAAACCAATCCCCGATGGCTCGATTTGTATGATTCCATCGTCCACTAA
- the trpB gene encoding tryptophan synthase subunit beta, with protein MLLADLPDRRGYFGDYGGRFVPETLVAPLEELEAAFRRLHRDPAFKKELNDLLSKFAGRPTPLLFAKNLTGRLDGPRVYLKREDLCHTGAHKINNTLGQVLLAKRLGKKRVIAETGAGQHGVGTATACARLGLACEVYMGAEDIERQSLNVFRMRSMGAKVIPVTTGSRTLKDAINEAMRDWVTNVRTTFYCLGSVVGPHPYPWLVREFQSVIGREVRWQMKKAEGRDPDALVACVGGGSNAIGLFAPFYDHPKVKFYGVEAGGDGLRTGRHAATLCTGTPGVLHGARTYLMQDENGQVLGTHSISAGLDYPAVGPEHSFYKDTGRATYVAATDKEALAGFKLLNETEGLSGALESVHAVGYLPKLCRRMKKNQSVVVGLSGRGDKDMVQLQQFLNH; from the coding sequence ATGCTCCTGGCCGATCTTCCCGACCGCCGCGGTTACTTCGGCGACTACGGCGGGCGATTCGTGCCCGAAACCCTGGTGGCGCCCTTGGAAGAGCTGGAAGCGGCTTTTCGCCGCCTGCACCGGGACCCGGCGTTCAAAAAAGAGTTGAACGACCTCCTGTCAAAATTCGCCGGACGGCCGACCCCGCTCCTTTTTGCCAAAAATTTGACCGGGCGCCTCGACGGACCCCGGGTCTACTTAAAGCGCGAAGACCTCTGCCACACCGGCGCCCACAAGATCAACAACACGCTCGGGCAGGTCCTGCTCGCCAAGCGGCTGGGGAAAAAGCGCGTCATCGCCGAAACCGGCGCCGGCCAGCACGGGGTCGGCACCGCCACGGCCTGCGCGCGGCTGGGCCTGGCCTGCGAAGTCTACATGGGCGCCGAGGACATCGAACGCCAATCGCTCAACGTGTTCCGCATGCGAAGCATGGGGGCCAAGGTCATTCCCGTAACCACCGGGTCCCGCACGCTCAAAGACGCCATCAACGAAGCCATGCGGGACTGGGTCACGAACGTCCGCACCACGTTTTACTGTCTGGGTTCCGTCGTGGGGCCCCACCCCTACCCCTGGCTGGTCCGGGAGTTTCAAAGCGTCATCGGCCGGGAGGTCCGGTGGCAGATGAAAAAAGCCGAGGGGCGGGACCCCGACGCCCTGGTGGCCTGCGTCGGCGGCGGGTCCAACGCCATCGGCCTTTTCGCGCCTTTTTACGACCACCCCAAGGTGAAGTTTTACGGCGTCGAAGCCGGCGGCGACGGCCTTCGCACGGGCCGCCACGCGGCCACCCTGTGCACGGGAACGCCCGGCGTGCTTCACGGCGCCCGGACGTATTTGATGCAGGACGAGAACGGCCAGGTCCTGGGCACCCACTCCATTTCGGCCGGGCTCGATTACCCGGCGGTGGGCCCGGAACACTCCTTCTACAAGGACACCGGCCGCGCCACCTACGTGGCCGCCACGGACAAGGAGGCCCTGGCGGGGTTTAAATTGTTGAACGAAACCGAAGGCCTCTCCGGCGCCCTGGAGTCCGTCCACGCCGTGGGGTATTTGCCGAAGCTTTGCCGCCGAATGAAAAAAAACCAGTCCGTCGTGGTCGGCCTTTCCGGCCGGGGAGACAAGGACATGGTTCAGCTTCAGCAATTCCTGAACCATTGA
- a CDS encoding TonB-dependent receptor, which translates to MRKNYRALGALLVGTVLCPFPSSAALLGENKTWTLSPKIGFSPFTGVLGAEFRWEHLGLGAGYSTVGVKYYFWKSGSSPYVGPFFSKYRLDHNETIDGIDYDRYTHREAGVSGGYQWQWQSRWNLEVGLKYSRIKKKWEKSPRWREEKGNFIGPAVAVGFAF; encoded by the coding sequence ATGAGGAAAAATTACCGGGCCCTGGGCGCGTTGCTGGTCGGAACGGTCCTTTGTCCGTTTCCGTCGTCGGCCGCCCTCCTGGGGGAAAACAAAACCTGGACCCTCTCGCCCAAGATCGGGTTTTCGCCCTTCACCGGGGTGTTGGGCGCGGAATTCCGATGGGAACACCTCGGCCTCGGCGCGGGCTATTCAACCGTGGGGGTGAAATACTATTTTTGGAAGAGTGGTTCCTCCCCCTACGTGGGGCCGTTTTTTTCAAAATACCGGCTGGACCACAACGAAACCATCGACGGCATCGATTACGATCGCTACACCCATCGGGAAGCCGGGGTTTCCGGCGGCTACCAATGGCAGTGGCAATCCCGATGGAATTTGGAAGTGGGCCTCAAATATTCCCGTATTAAGAAGAAGTGGGAAAAATCGCCCCGTTGGCGGGAAGAAAAGGGCAACTTCATCGGCCCGGCCGTCGCCGTCGGATTCGCTTTTT